The following coding sequences lie in one Lolium perenne isolate Kyuss_39 chromosome 2, Kyuss_2.0, whole genome shotgun sequence genomic window:
- the LOC127329429 gene encoding BTB/POZ and MATH domain-containing protein 1-like, with product MGNTITHVLNASQGSPAAAKTVQGFHVCEISGYSYHRGRPGESGRSPVFSVCGYEWKIVYYLRGLTDNQDYLELCLQLQNKKDDTRVVASVKLSFVDLTGSSPHHTVTAEFDSGRNDMIYLEFMKRSELEASPYLRFDRIIVACHIAILKEAKNVADVVEKFAKLPPSNITDHLSKLLREKEGTDVVFNVGKEDFPAHKTVLAMRSPVFKAELYGEMSKNDPGRITIGDMQPAVFEALLHFIYTDSLSPAMDRLGGNDYKEMTRHLLVTADRYAMERLKIICESILCETIDVKTVMTTLALADRYHCGRLKDACIKFIASLGTREIDGVMASKGYVELKATSPSALVELWEKTSRIRNSKPSLHMLV from the coding sequence ATGGGAAACACCATAACTCACGTGCTCAATGCGTCGCAGGGCTCGCCGGCGGCCGCGAAGACGGTGCAGGGTTTCCACGTGTGCGAGATCTCAGGATACAGCTACCACCGGGGGCGACCCGGTGAGTCCGGCAGATCGCCCGTCTTCTCCGTCTGCGGTTACGAATGGAAAATTGTGTACTACCTCCGAGGACTCACAGATAATCAAGACTACCTGGAGCTGTGCCTCCAGCTACAGAACAAGAAGGACGACACCAGGGTGGTGGCATCCGTGAAGCTAAGCTTTGTTGACCTAACCGGATCTTCGCCGCATCACACGGTGACAGCGGAATTCGATTCCGGTCGTAATGACATGATATATCTCGAGTTCATGAAGAGGAGCGAGCTGGAGGCGTCGCCTTACCTTCGCTTTGATCGCATCATTGTGGCCTGCCACATAGCAATTCTCAAGGAGGCAAAGAACGTCGCCGATGTAGTGGAGAAGTTTGCCAAGCTGCCGCCGTCCAACATCACGGATCATCTGAGCAAGCTGCTTCGGGAGAAGGAGGGCACAGACGTGGTTTTCAATGTCGGAAAAGAGGATTTTCCTGCCCACAAGACGGTGCTCGCGATGCGGTCGCCCGTCTTCAAGGCGGAGCTCTACGGCGAGATGAGCAAAAACGACCCAGGTCGTATTACCATCGGTGACATGCAGCCCGCCGTCTTCGAGGCCCTGCTCCATTTCATCTACACCGACTCGCTGTCGCCCGCCATGGACCGTCTTGGCGGCAACGACTATAAAGAGATGACCCGGCACTTGCTTGTCACCGCGGATCGCTACGCCATGGAGAGGCTCAAGATAATATGTGAAAGCATCCTCTGTGAGACCATTGATGTGAAGACCGTGATGACTACGCTGGCTTTGGCTGATCGGTATCATTGCGGCAGGTTGAAGGATGCTTGCATTAAGTTTATTGCCTCTTTGGGTACAAGGGAAATTGATGGTGTAATGGCAAGCAAAGGGTATGTTGAGCTCAAAGCAACCAGTCCTTCGGCTTTGGTGGAACTGTGGGAGAAGACATCCAGGATCCGCAATTCAAAGCCTTCGCTTCACATGCTAGTTTAG
- the LOC127336159 gene encoding peroxisomal ATPase PEX6, with the protein MVERRPRRKPLVLASTQALLDSLPGDRRGPPPEPVRLKAGVLRFPARSSGSRCGDFGELASFVALPASALRRLAVVTGTPVLVKNTDNNVGRIVKAVVLDRPSLDESQREHPDPVASTSSSDHVMGCLPTRSFPPNGSAPLDEDVAYVSPLLAFNLGVHVSCLKLLIQKGGEPFKFCSKVYDDGAASSGAGISLHLELLPCPQVPRYALHLRVSVVRIPDCGVLASLKINSASGESDYQDMVDQGLNEYFKSDRFLARGDVFCIHNDWNCGMISCLACNKENDRLHPSSMVYFKVTGMEPSDDPILRVNCGQTALVLGGSASAPVPPCSFFAAYDDSVPLHGEIVEQLASIIAPALCPSNILPRIKFSTFLYGPSGCGKRTVVRHVANHLGMHVVECCCHDLMTSSESGASAALVAAFKEAQKYSPCIILLRHFDAIGNTSSNEGPQSEQSGIAANVESVIKQYTGQRWVTKESLPARDVIGNSYLVEPECVSSLQVILVATADNAEGMQQSVRRCFRHEVNMKTINEDQRKNLISETLHGVSAVADESIDEKFVKDISVQTSGFMPRDILALVADAGVSFAHKVAVEKSSNDKLEDSIDASSSTTQNEENKFSKEDILSSLERAKKRNRAALGTPKVPDVKWEDVGGLEEVKKVILDTIQLPLMYKHLFSSKLPKRSGVLLYGPPGTGKTLLAKAVATECSLNFLSVKGPELINMYVGESEKNVRDIFEKARSARPCVIFFDELDSLAPARGSSADSGGVMDRVVSQLLVEIDGLSDNSQDLFIIGATNRPDLLDSALLRPGRFDKLLYVGVNTEASYRERILKAQTRKYKLHKNVSLLSIAQHCPPNFTGADIYALCADAWFHAAKRSVETLEGDPSRNNEAIAEEVIVETGDFMTVLGDISPSLTMEELQNYEQLRQKIEGPSRS; encoded by the exons ATGGTGGAGAGGCGGCCGCGGAGGAAGCCGCTGGTGCTCGCGTCCACGCAGGCCCTCCTCGACTCGCTACCGGGGGACCGCCGCGGGCCGCCGCCGGAGCCGGTGCGCCTCAAGGCCGGCGTTCTCCGCTTCCCCGCCCGTTCCTCCGGCTCCAGATGCGGCGACTTCGGAGAGCTCGCGTCCTTTGTCGCCCTCCCCGCCTCCGCGCTCCGCCGGCTCGCCGTCGTCACAGGCACGCCG GTGCTTGTCAAGAATACCGACAACAATGTTGGGAGGATTGTGAAAGCAGTAGTATTAGATCGCCCATCCCTCGATGAGTCCCAGAGAGAGCATCCTGACCCTGTGGCCTCAACCTCCTCCTCTGATCATGTGATGGGATGCTTACCCACTCGCTCATTTCCACCTAATGGCTCTGCACCTTTGGATGAAGATGTTGCTTATGTTAGCCCACTTTTGGCGTTCAACCTGGGAGTGCATGTTTCATGTCTCAAGCTTCTTATTCAGAAAGGCGGGGAGCCTTTCAAGTTTTGCTCTAAAGTTTATGATGACGGTGCTGCTAGCAGTGGGGCTGGTATTTCTCTACACCTAGAGCTTCTCCCGTGCCCGCAAGTGCCTAGATATGCTTTGCATTTACGGGTTTCTGTTGTGAGGATTCCTGATTGTGGCGTGCTTGCTTCACTAAAGATAAATTCGGCCAGTGGAGAAAGTGACTACCAAGATATGGTAGATCAAGGTTTAAATGAATACTTCAAGTCTGACAGGTTCCTAGCAAGAGGGGATGTTTTTTGCATACATAATGACTGGAACTGTGGCATGATCTCCTGCTTAGCATGCAACAAAGAGAACGATAGACTGCATCCTTCTAGTATGGTATACTTTAAG GTAACCGGCATGGAACCATCAGATGATCCGATTCTTCGTGTTAACTGTGGTCAAACAGCCCTTGTGCTTGGGGGAAGTGCTTCTGCTCCAGTCCCTCCTTGCAGCTTCTTTGCTGCTTATGATGATTCAGTACCTTTGCATGGCGAAATTGTGGAGCAGTTAGCATCTATCATTGCACCAGCATTATGTCCTTCAAATATTTTACCAAGAATCAAGTTTTCCACTTTCTTGTATGGCCCatcag GATGTGGAAAAAGAACGGTAGTCAGGCATGTTGCTAACCATCTTGGTATGCATGTGGTGGAGTGTTGCTGTCACGATTTAATGACATCGTCAGAAAGCGGGGCATCTGCTGCGCTTGTGGCTGCCTTCAAAGAAGCTCAGAA GTACTCTCCTTGTATAATACTTCTTCGCCACTTTGATGCAATTGGGAATACATCCTCAAATGAAGGCCCACAATCTGAGCAATCTGGTATTGCAGCAAACGTTGAGTCTGTCATCAAGCAGTACACTGGACAGCGTTGGGTTACGAAAGAGTCACTGCCAGCAAGGGATGTGATTGGAAATTCA TACCTTGTGGAACCTGAATGTGTAAGCTCGCTTCAAGTTATACTAGTGGCAACTGCAGACAATGCTGAAGGAATGCAGCAATCAGTCAGGCGATGCTTCCGCCATGAGGTCAACATGAAGACTATAAATGAAGACCAGAGGAAGAACTTGATATCTGAAACACTCCATGGTGTCTCGGCAGTTGCTGATGAG AGTATCGATGAAAAGTTTGTAAAAGATATATCAGTGCAAACGTCTGGTTTCATGCCTAGGGATATACTTGCATTGGTTGCAGATGCTGGTGTATCATTTGCGCATAAAGTTGCAGTGGAGAAAAGTAGCAATGATAAGCTTGAGGATAGCATAGATGCGAGCTCTTCTACCACTCAGaatgaagaaaataaattttCTAAAGAAGATATTTTGTCTTCATTAGAACGGGCTAAGAAAAGGAACCGCGCTGCATTGGGTACACCGAAA GTTCCTGATGTCAAATGGGAGGATGTTGGTGGGCTTGAGGAAGTGAAGAAGGTTATTCTAGATACTATTCAG TTACCTCTGATGTACAAGCATCTTTTTTCTTCTAAATTGCCGAAGAGATCAGGTGTCCTGTTATATGGACCCCCAGGCACTGGGAAG ACATTATTGGCGAAAGCAGTAGCAACTGAGTGCTCATTAAACTTTCTTAGCGTGAAAGGTCCAGAATTGATAAACATGTATGTTGGAGAATCAGAGAAGAATGTCAGGGATATCTTTGAGAAG GCTAGGTCGGCACGCCCATGCGTAATTTTCTTCGATGAGCTTGACTCCCTTGCTCCTGCACGAGGATCCTCTGCAGATTCTGGAGGTGTGATGGATAGAGTGGTTTCCCAG TTGCTGGTGGAGATTGATGGGTTAAGTGATAATAGCCAG GACCTCTTCATCATTGGGGCTACCAATAGGCCTGACCTTCTTGATTCGGCACTTCTCCGTCCTGGCCGATTTGATAAGCTTCTCTACGTTGGTGTAAATACTGAAGCATCATACAGGGAAAG AATACTGAAAGCACAAACACGCAAGTATAAGCTCCACAAGAATGTTTCTCTCTTGTCAATTGCTCAGCACTGTCCTCCAAACTTCACCGGTGCTGATATTTATGCATTATGCGCGGATGCATGGTTTCATGCTGCTAAGCGTTCC GTTGAAACACTTGAAGGTGATCCTTCAAGAAATAACGAAGCCATTGCTGAGGAAGTCATTGTCGAGACTGGTGATTTTATGACG GTGCTTGGCGATATCTCACCATCATTGACAATGGAGGAGTTGCAAAACTATGAACAGTTGAGGCAGAAGATCGAAGGACCTTCTAGATCATAA